The Flaviramulus sp. BrNp1-15 genome includes the window ACCTAGTATTTAACGAAGGGCGTGAGTTAATTAAAGCTTTTGTGTAATTGTGCACAGGATTTTTAAATATTGAAGTTACTGTGCCTTGTTCAACAATATCACCTTTATACATAACAAGAACCCTATCTGCTATTTCAGAAATTAAAGCCAAATCGTGAGTAATAAAAATAATACTCATTTTAGTTTCGGCTTGTAATTCTTTAAGTAAGCTTATAATATCTTTTTGAACCGTTACGTCTAAGGCTGTTGTTGGTTCATCTGCAATTAAAATATCTGGTTTACAGGCAATAGCCATAGCAATCATGACGCGTTGTTTTTGACCCCCAGAAATTTCATGAGGATAGGCGTTAAAAACACGATTTGCATCAGGTAGTTTTACTTTTTCAAAAAGTAATAACGATTCTTCTTTTGTTTCTCGCTTTGATAATTTTGTATGTTGTAATAAAATTTCCTGTACTTGTTTTCCACAAGTCATAGATGGATTTAAAGAACTCATAGGTTCTTGAAAAATCATAGCTATTTTATTTCCTCTTATATTTTGAAATGCTTTTGAAGAAAGTTGGGTTAAATCATGATCGTTAAAAATAATTGAGCCTTGATTTATTTTTGAGACTCTTCTAGGGAGCAATCCTAAAACAGCTAAAGACGATACCGATTTACCAGAACCAGATTCGCCAACAAGTCCTAAAATTTCGTTTTTGTATAAGTTGTATGATATGTTATGAATTACTTCATTCTCACCAAATGAAATAGATAAATTTTCGATTTTTAAGATTGAAGACATGCTTTTTTGTGTATCTGTATCAAAGGTATAGAATTTAAAAATATTAAAAATTTCACAACAATACAATTGTAGTATAATTCTTCAAAATTAGTGTTGGAAAACCTCAGAAATTACAGAATAGTCAGTATTTCGTCGAAAATATTAAAAATTTTATTTGCAATTAACTTTTTTATTAATATTTTCACAAAATCAGTTTGTTTTATAAATTTTTCGTGAACTTTCAAAAGAAGTAATTTGCCTACTACAAAAACACAAAATCTATTACAAATTAGATACTAAATTAGTTCTAACCATTAACAATCTTAAAATGAGAAAAAAAATTACACTCTTATTAGTGTTTGCTCTATTTTCTGTAGCAGCAATTGCTCAACAACCAAAAGAAGACAAGCTATTAGTGTTTGACAAAAAAACAACCCATAAATTGTCAGATGCAAAACAATTAATTAAAGAAAATCTTAAACTTTCACCAGATGATGATATTAAAGAGATTAAGACTGAAAGAGATAAACTAGGGTTTACTCATGTAAAATACCAACAATATTTTAAAGGTATAAAAGTTGAATTTGCTAAATATTCTGTTCACTCTAAAAATGGAAAAATTAAATCTATGAGTGGTGAATTATATAACATAAAAGATGTAAAAGCACCTACTTTAAGTAAAGCAATGGGTTTGCAAAAAGCCAAAGCTCATATAGGAGCTAAAAGTTACTTATGGGAAGATGAAGCGGCATCTAAAGAATTAGGATATTCTAAACCAGAAGGCGAATTGGTATTATTACCAATGATGGATGCTCAAGGTGAAAACAGCAGATCAGATCAAAAAATTAGATTAGCATATAAATATGAAATTTTTACAATCTCACCTCTTGGAGGGGCAGATGTATATGTAGATGCTCATACCGGAAAAATTCTTTTTTACAATGCTAGAGTAAAGCATTTTGATAATTTTGGACATGACGGTAGAACTCTTGGAAACAATGAGTATACGTCAAGTTTTATATCTGCATTAAAAGAAGAAAAAACAAACACAAATATTTTTGTTTCTGGAAATGCAGACACACGTTATAGCGGTTCTCAAACTATAGAAACAACACAATCTGGAAGTAACTACACACTTAATGATGCTTCAAGAAAAGTATATACCAGAGATGCAAATAATTTAGCACCAGTTGGAAATTCATTACCATATATAACAAACTATTCTGAGTTTACTGATAATGATAACAATTGGTCATCATTAGAATATGATAATGCTAACAAAGACAATGCTGCATTAGATGCACACTGGGGAGCCATGAAAACGTACGATTATTGGGATCAAGTTCACAATAGAAATAGTTATGATAATAGTGGAGCTCAATTAAGAAGTTATGTACATGTTGATAATGATTATGATAATGCATTTTGGTTTTTAAATGTTATGTCTTATGGTGATGGAAGTTCTAATGGAAATGAAGGAAATGGCTTTTTTGATGCTTTAACAAGTTTAGATGTTGCAGCACATGAAATAGGACATGCAGTTACAGAGTTTACCGCCAACCTTGCATACCAAAGAGAGTCTGGTGGAATGAACGAAGCTTTCTCTGATATTTGGGGAGCAGCTATCGAGCATTTTGCTAAAGGAAATGGTAACGATGCTGCACCAGATGCTTCTATTTGGTTAATTGGAGATGAAATTGACAGACGTAGCGGATCTGCTGCTCTTCGTTCTATGAGCGATCCTAAATCTTTAGGGCAGCCAGATACTTATGGAGGAACTTATTGGATTAACCCAAATTGTGGAACACCAACAAGTAGTAATGATTATTGTGGAGTTCATACAAATTCAGGAGTATTAAATCACTGGTTCTATTTATTAACTGCTGGTGGTTCAGGTACAAATGATGTAAGTGATTCATACAATGTTACAGGTATAGGAATGGCTAAAGCAGCAGACATATCTTATCGTTTATTAAATATATATCTTTCAGCTAACTCTACTTATGCAAATGCAAGATCATTTGCTATTCAAGCAGCAATAGATTTATATGGTTCTGGTTCGCAAGAAGTAATTTCTACTACAAATGCATTTTATGCTGTTGGGGTTGGAGCAGAATATGTTCAAACATGTGCTTTAGCGGCACCGTCTAATTTAGCAAGTTCAAATATTAATGATAACGGATTCACTTTAACATGGAATGCTGTTTCAGGAGCAGCTTCATATACCGTTACAGTTAATGGTGTATCAACAAATGTTTCAGGAACTACGTATACAGCTACTGGTTTAAACCCTGGAACAGCCTATACATCTTCTGTAGCAGCAAATTGTTCTGCCGGTGGAAGTGGAACATCATCTACAACATCTGTAACAACTACAGGAACGGCACCTTTAGTATATTGTGATTCTAATGGAAATAGTGTAGCTGATGAATATATTGGAAGAGTTCAATTAGGTAGTATTGATAATACAACTGGAGGAACTTCAGGCGGTTATGCAGATTACACATCAATTTCTACGAACTTAACTAAAGGAGATTCTGCAACAATTACAATTACTCCAACATGGACAGGAACACTTTATAATGAAGGTTATTCTGTTTGGATTGATTATAACAAAGATGGAGATTTCACTGATTCAGGTGAACAAGTTTGGACAGCAGCAGCTTCTCAAACTAATCCAATAAGTGGTTCGTTTACTGTGCCAACATCTGCTATAAATGGAGCAACAAGAATGCGTGTTTCTATGAAATATAATGGTATTCCAACAGCTTGTGAAGCGTTTTCTTATGGTGAAGTTGAAGATTATACGGTTAACTTAATTACTGGGACTCCAGATACAACAGCGCCAGTTAT containing:
- a CDS encoding M4 family metallopeptidase, whose translation is MRKKITLLLVFALFSVAAIAQQPKEDKLLVFDKKTTHKLSDAKQLIKENLKLSPDDDIKEIKTERDKLGFTHVKYQQYFKGIKVEFAKYSVHSKNGKIKSMSGELYNIKDVKAPTLSKAMGLQKAKAHIGAKSYLWEDEAASKELGYSKPEGELVLLPMMDAQGENSRSDQKIRLAYKYEIFTISPLGGADVYVDAHTGKILFYNARVKHFDNFGHDGRTLGNNEYTSSFISALKEEKTNTNIFVSGNADTRYSGSQTIETTQSGSNYTLNDASRKVYTRDANNLAPVGNSLPYITNYSEFTDNDNNWSSLEYDNANKDNAALDAHWGAMKTYDYWDQVHNRNSYDNSGAQLRSYVHVDNDYDNAFWFLNVMSYGDGSSNGNEGNGFFDALTSLDVAAHEIGHAVTEFTANLAYQRESGGMNEAFSDIWGAAIEHFAKGNGNDAAPDASIWLIGDEIDRRSGSAALRSMSDPKSLGQPDTYGGTYWINPNCGTPTSSNDYCGVHTNSGVLNHWFYLLTAGGSGTNDVSDSYNVTGIGMAKAADISYRLLNIYLSANSTYANARSFAIQAAIDLYGSGSQEVISTTNAFYAVGVGAEYVQTCALAAPSNLASSNINDNGFTLTWNAVSGAASYTVTVNGVSTNVSGTTYTATGLNPGTAYTSSVAANCSAGGSGTSSTTSVTTTGTAPLVYCDSNGNSVADEYIGRVQLGSIDNTTGGTSGGYADYTSISTNLTKGDSATITITPTWTGTLYNEGYSVWIDYNKDGDFTDSGEQVWTAAASQTNPISGSFTVPTSAINGATRMRVSMKYNGIPTACEAFSYGEVEDYTVNLITGTPDTTAPVITLNGASTINLEVGDAYNELGATASDNIDGDLTSSIVITGTVDTNVAGTYTRNYNVSDAAGNAATQVTRTVIVTQPADTTAPVITLNGASTINLEVGDAYNELGATASDNIDGDLTSSIVITGTVDTNVAGTYTRNYNVSDTAGNAATQVTRTVIVTEPSTGSGCTGGIASFPYSEGFENTLGAWTQGTGDDFNWATRSGGTPSSNTGPSSANAGSYYIYMESSSPNYSNKTAILNSPCFDLSAETQATFEFNYHMYGASTMGSLALEVSVDDGSSWTSVWSRSGNQGNSWLTATVDLSAYVGASVQLRFNGETGTTWQGDMAVDAVSLSTGGGTGSTCSNVNLSITFDNYPEETAWSIVNASGTTVASGGTYGSQADGSTINISVGCLEDGCYDFIITDAYGDGICCSYGNGSYTLTNSDSGATLASGGSFTSSQTTNFCLGGSSFNGFAASTPVNEDNLDQHFKVYPNPVKQMLNIDLIGFEAQTFEIKNMIGQTVLKGRYKTNIDISKFETGVYILQLNIGEKTKIKRFIKE